A stretch of the Massilia sp. W12 genome encodes the following:
- a CDS encoding PAS domain S-box protein: MLAVIAGLLLPAILVTGYSWLKRYDEDVHKRTRELLQQHAEVLASSMQEALWNVDRESGNTLVDSMMRNEDIVMIEVRDNNLGLFVKRDIPARRQGLSLSLERKVQYRKTDIGWLRLEVSSSRQRQIIQENLREYLIALAAQVTLALILILVLLDQRLVRPLRRLAKNAETLASGQLDASFTWKRLDEIGHLGQQLEHTRIALQNLFGVLEQKNAQLEDDLEKRKQVELELREREARIRALVEQSPIAIIEWDMDFCVVEWNAAAERIFGHTRQQALGRHASFIVPKASRAAGDTIFQEASTSTNVVSGVNQNLRADGKIIYCLWNNSHIANASGRTGRLLSMAQDITEQRRAEEARHWSEAKFAGAFQCYPDPVAILRLHDGLLLDMNQAFVKVCGLERAELLERDPRSLGLWPASQQSALVEKVQTYSGVHDLPWELQTATGEKRSCLLNATLFHVGAEAFLLAVIRDVTVQLRFEAQKAEADRALLRLAQGTQGAGAQFFQSLLEDLAAALGVAYAELRLLDDSGAVLHSMARHGLEEAPASHDWRGAPAQEVLQRGLCVYADQVQALFPDDASLCALQVKSYAGAPLKNAQGQVIGLLAISHTAALHHAALVRSLLPVFAERAAAEIERMRSEEALRERERSFSTIFHSSPVAMSVIAVNNGFFIRDINGAFEKLLGLAREHTVSHEILALPIFSTPADRQALEAMLQAQDSEPQHEIWLQRASGEAIFVQISQNSFSLNNDQYVTVAFEDITENFNNELAIHDLNVNLEHRVVERTDELQRANRELASTLETLSRAQEDLVRSEKLAALGSLVAGIAHELNTPIGNSLMVASTLVDQTRDFRSASAQGLKRSILEAYVQDASKAGDILVRNLHRAADLVTSFKQVAIDQTSSKRRPFVLSEVVGEILLTLYPAIKKTAYVVEQEFEDNLAMDSYPGPLGQVLTNLINNALIHGFDGRENGKIVIRGRALPEDWIELSLTDDGVGIPQENLKRIYDPFFTTKLGAGGSGLGLNITHNIVTGLLGGKIAVHSEVGVGTVFTLSLPCNAPHSQHDEKPLHPEDVARARAAHAAAVESSNPAEAE; encoded by the coding sequence ATGCTTGCTGTGATTGCCGGTTTGCTCTTGCCTGCGATACTGGTGACAGGGTATTCCTGGCTCAAACGCTACGATGAGGATGTGCATAAGCGCACCCGCGAATTGCTGCAACAGCATGCCGAAGTGCTGGCCAGCAGCATGCAAGAAGCGCTGTGGAATGTTGACCGCGAAAGCGGCAATACCCTGGTGGACTCGATGATGCGCAATGAAGACATTGTGATGATCGAGGTGCGCGACAATAATCTGGGCTTGTTTGTCAAACGCGACATCCCGGCGCGCCGCCAGGGCTTGAGTTTGAGCCTTGAGCGCAAGGTGCAATATCGCAAGACCGATATCGGCTGGCTGCGTCTTGAAGTGTCCTCCAGCCGGCAGCGTCAAATCATCCAGGAAAACCTGCGCGAATATCTGATTGCGCTGGCGGCGCAAGTCACGCTGGCGCTGATTCTGATTCTGGTCTTGCTGGATCAACGTCTGGTGCGCCCCTTGCGCCGGCTGGCGAAAAACGCCGAAACCCTGGCTTCCGGCCAGCTTGACGCCTCCTTCACCTGGAAACGGCTGGATGAAATCGGCCACCTCGGGCAACAGCTGGAACACACCCGGATTGCCTTGCAAAACCTGTTTGGCGTGCTGGAACAGAAAAACGCCCAGCTCGAAGACGATCTGGAAAAGCGCAAACAGGTTGAACTCGAATTGCGTGAGCGTGAAGCGCGCATCCGCGCCCTGGTCGAACAGTCGCCCATCGCCATCATTGAATGGGATATGGATTTTTGCGTGGTGGAATGGAATGCCGCCGCCGAACGTATTTTCGGCCATACCCGGCAACAGGCGCTGGGCCGGCACGCCAGCTTCATCGTGCCCAAGGCTTCGCGCGCCGCCGGCGACACCATTTTCCAGGAAGCCAGCACCAGCACGAATGTGGTCTCGGGCGTGAACCAAAACCTGCGCGCCGACGGCAAAATCATTTATTGCCTGTGGAATAACAGCCATATCGCCAACGCCAGCGGCCGCACTGGCCGCCTGCTATCGATGGCGCAGGACATCACCGAACAGCGCCGCGCGGAAGAGGCGCGCCATTGGTCTGAAGCGAAATTCGCCGGGGCCTTCCAGTGCTACCCGGATCCGGTGGCGATTTTGCGCCTGCACGATGGTTTGCTGCTGGACATGAATCAGGCTTTTGTTAAAGTCTGCGGCCTGGAGCGGGCTGAATTATTGGAACGCGATCCGCGCAGCCTGGGCTTATGGCCGGCCAGCCAGCAAAGCGCATTGGTGGAGAAGGTGCAGACCTACAGCGGGGTGCATGATCTGCCCTGGGAATTGCAAACCGCCACGGGCGAAAAACGCAGCTGCCTGCTCAACGCCACCCTGTTCCATGTCGGCGCTGAAGCGTTTTTGCTGGCGGTGATCCGCGATGTCACCGTGCAGCTGCGCTTTGAAGCGCAAAAAGCCGAGGCAGACCGCGCCTTGCTGCGCTTAGCGCAAGGCACGCAAGGGGCCGGCGCGCAGTTTTTCCAATCGCTGTTGGAAGATCTGGCCGCCGCACTGGGCGTGGCGTATGCCGAATTGCGTCTGCTCGATGACAGCGGCGCCGTCTTGCACAGCATGGCGCGGCATGGCTTAGAGGAAGCGCCGGCATCGCATGATTGGCGCGGCGCGCCGGCGCAAGAAGTCTTGCAACGCGGTTTGTGCGTGTATGCCGATCAGGTTCAGGCCCTGTTCCCGGACGACGCCAGTTTGTGCGCGCTGCAGGTCAAGAGCTATGCCGGCGCGCCGCTGAAAAACGCGCAGGGACAGGTCATCGGCCTGCTCGCAATCAGCCATACGGCGGCCTTGCACCATGCCGCGCTGGTGCGCTCCTTATTGCCGGTATTTGCTGAGCGCGCCGCCGCCGAAATCGAGCGCATGCGCAGCGAAGAAGCCTTGCGCGAGCGGGAGCGCAGCTTCTCCACGATTTTCCATTCCTCGCCGGTGGCGATGAGCGTGATTGCGGTCAACAATGGTTTCTTCATCCGCGATATCAATGGCGCGTTTGAAAAATTATTGGGCCTGGCGCGCGAACACACCGTCAGCCATGAAATTTTGGCCTTGCCGATCTTCAGCACACCCGCCGACCGCCAGGCGCTGGAAGCCATGCTGCAGGCGCAAGACAGCGAGCCGCAACACGAAATCTGGCTGCAGCGCGCCAGCGGCGAAGCGATTTTCGTGCAGATCTCACAAAATTCCTTCAGCCTGAATAATGATCAGTATGTGACGGTGGCGTTTGAAGACATTACTGAAAACTTTAACAATGAGCTGGCGATTCATGATTTGAATGTAAATCTGGAACACCGCGTGGTGGAGCGCACCGATGAATTGCAGCGCGCCAACCGCGAGCTGGCCAGCACCCTGGAAACCTTGAGCCGCGCGCAGGAAGACTTGGTGCGCAGTGAAAAACTGGCCGCGCTGGGTTCCCTGGTGGCCGGGATTGCGCATGAATTGAATACGCCGATTGGCAACAGCCTGATGGTGGCTTCGACGCTGGTGGACCAGACACGCGATTTCCGCAGCGCCAGCGCGCAAGGTTTGAAACGCTCGATTCTGGAAGCTTATGTGCAAGACGCCAGCAAAGCCGGCGACATCCTGGTGCGCAATCTGCACCGCGCGGCGGATTTGGTGACCAGCTTTAAACAGGTGGCGATTGATCAAACCAGTTCCAAGCGGCGTCCCTTTGTGCTGTCGGAAGTGGTGGGGGAAATTCTGCTGACCCTGTATCCGGCCATCAAAAAAACCGCGTATGTGGTGGAACAGGAATTTGAAGACAATCTGGCGATGGATTCCTACCCCGGCCCCTTGGGACAGGTGCTGACCAATTTGATCAATAACGCCTTGATTCACGGCTTTGACGGGCGCGAAAACGGCAAGATCGTGATTCGCGGACGCGCCCTGCCGGAAGACTGGATCGAACTCAGTCTGACCGATGATGGCGTCGGCATCCCGCAGGAAAACTTAAAGCGCATCTACGACCCGTTTTTCACCACCAAACTGGGGGCGGGCGGCTCCGGGCTTGGCTTGAATATCACACATAATATTGTCACCGGCCTGCTGGGCGGCAAAATCGCGGTGCACAGTGAAGTCGGCGTCGGCACTGTGTTCACACTCAGCCTGCCGTGCAATGCGCCGCATAGTCAGCATGATGAAAAACCCTTGCACCCGGAAGACGTGGCAAGGGCGCGCGCGGCGCATGCGGCAGCTGTAGAATCATCGAATCCTGCTGAGGCTGAGTGA